The Acetivibrio saccincola genome window below encodes:
- a CDS encoding ExeA family protein — protein MFRQFFGLKYNPFGKEIDISDVYESEDIKELNSRFKYIQNIRGMFLLVGEPGMGKSTALRKFSAGLNPGLYKPCYFSLSTVTVMDFYRGLLISLGEVPSHKKVTMFHQIQQAIMSLYYNQKITPVIILDEVQMLSNSILEELRLLFNFKMDSENPFILILSGQSQIRNKLQLAVNAPLKQRIAVKYVMQGLKPEELSDYIFTRLKSAGLHENIFTQAAIEAIYSASKGVPRLVNSLATSSLMYACSIKQKHVDEEIVYQGQKDFDI, from the coding sequence ATGTTCAGACAGTTTTTTGGACTAAAATACAATCCTTTTGGAAAAGAAATTGATATTTCTGATGTTTATGAAAGTGAAGATATTAAGGAATTAAATTCAAGATTTAAATATATTCAAAACATCCGGGGAATGTTTCTTTTAGTCGGTGAACCGGGAATGGGAAAATCCACCGCCTTAAGAAAATTTTCAGCCGGGTTAAATCCGGGACTTTACAAACCCTGCTATTTTTCTCTCTCAACAGTTACCGTTATGGATTTTTACCGGGGTCTTTTAATATCTTTAGGAGAAGTGCCTTCACATAAGAAGGTTACAATGTTTCATCAGATACAACAAGCAATAATGTCTTTGTACTATAATCAAAAAATTACTCCGGTTATTATCCTTGACGAGGTACAGATGCTGTCAAACAGCATACTTGAAGAATTAAGGCTTTTATTTAACTTTAAAATGGACTCTGAAAATCCTTTTATATTAATATTGTCGGGGCAATCGCAAATCAGGAACAAATTACAGTTAGCGGTAAATGCACCTTTAAAGCAGCGTATAGCCGTAAAATACGTAATGCAGGGGTTAAAGCCTGAGGAACTTTCAGACTATATTTTTACAAGGCTAAAGTCTGCCGGTTTACATGAAAATATATTTACCCAGGCTGCAATTGAAGCTATTTATTCTGCATCAAAAGGCGTACCCCGCCTTGTTAACAGTCTTGCAACCTCAAGCCTTATGTATGCTTGTTCAATAAAGCAAAAGCATGTAGATGAAGAAATCGTATACCAAGGACAAAAAGACTTTGATATCTAA